The following are from one region of the Sphingomonas oryzagri genome:
- a CDS encoding MFS transporter, whose protein sequence is MVKLRLSIMMFAQYFAWGVWLVPLGTYMSKGLGFDTIIGAAYGMVGIATVLSTLFVGMIADRFMAAEKLLGILSICAGAALFWVSTVTASPSLFLFGLLLHFLFYASTIPLATAIAFNAIGDIGREFPAVRVWGTIGWIVAGLLVGLIAGAAQTALPMRMAAGVYLALGLYAFTLPATPPRARGRVVSISAIFGLDVILRHREAAFWIFIACTLALMIPRSFYDTYANAFFADKDLHLSLFGKRIEATGIQTAGQIFESLILISLPFLLGRLGIKRVLVIGMGAWAVRFLLFGFGYHGATAIMPMVLLGIIIHGVCYDFLIVSGQIYVDRKFDAEARSRAQSFFNLITQGIGIVIGSNIAGVVYGANIGTDGVHDWRAIWIVPAVIAFIAMLLFALTFREKIAEAPAA, encoded by the coding sequence ATGGTGAAGCTGCGTCTGTCGATCATGATGTTCGCGCAATATTTTGCGTGGGGCGTCTGGCTCGTGCCGCTCGGCACCTACATGAGCAAGGGGCTCGGCTTCGACACGATCATCGGTGCGGCTTACGGCATGGTCGGCATCGCCACCGTGCTCTCCACCCTGTTTGTCGGCATGATCGCGGACCGTTTCATGGCGGCCGAGAAACTGCTCGGCATCCTTTCGATCTGTGCCGGTGCGGCACTCTTCTGGGTATCGACCGTCACCGCGTCGCCTTCCCTGTTCCTGTTCGGTCTGCTCCTCCACTTCCTGTTCTACGCCTCCACCATCCCGCTCGCGACGGCGATCGCCTTCAACGCGATCGGCGACATCGGCCGCGAGTTTCCGGCGGTGCGGGTGTGGGGCACGATCGGCTGGATCGTTGCCGGGCTGCTCGTCGGCCTGATCGCCGGCGCGGCGCAGACCGCGCTGCCGATGCGGATGGCGGCGGGCGTCTATCTGGCACTCGGCCTCTACGCCTTCACTCTGCCCGCCACACCGCCCCGCGCACGCGGCCGCGTGGTCAGTATCTCGGCGATCTTCGGGCTGGATGTGATCCTGCGCCATCGCGAGGCGGCCTTCTGGATCTTCATCGCCTGCACGCTGGCGCTGATGATCCCGCGCAGCTTCTATGACACCTATGCCAACGCCTTCTTCGCCGACAAGGATCTGCACCTGAGCCTGTTCGGCAAGCGGATCGAGGCGACCGGCATCCAGACCGCCGGGCAGATCTTCGAATCCCTGATCCTGATCAGCCTGCCCTTCCTGCTCGGCCGGCTCGGCATCAAGCGCGTGCTGGTGATCGGGATGGGCGCATGGGCGGTGCGCTTCCTTTTGTTCGGCTTCGGTTATCATGGCGCGACGGCCATCATGCCGATGGTGCTGCTCGGCATCATCATCCACGGCGTGTGCTACGATTTCCTGATCGTCTCCGGCCAGATCTACGTTGATCGCAAATTCGATGCGGAGGCACGGTCTCGCGCGCAATCCTTCTTCAACCTGATCACGCAGGGGATCGGCATCGTCATCGGATCGAATATCGCGGGCGTGGTGTACGGCGCGAACATCGGCACCGATGGCGTCCATGACTGGCGCGCGATCTGGATCGTGCCGGCGGTGATCGCCTTTATAGCGATGCTGCTCTTCGCCCTCACCTTCCGCGAGAAGATCGCCGAGGCGCCCGCCGCATGA
- a CDS encoding DUF1109 domain-containing protein, with translation MSNDALILDLAADLAPVRRRSALRDSVWLLVLAAIETLLVLAAGLMRPDMGRMILEPFMMWKIGSLALLAGFSCAVAMRSFAPPFLPRRGLRGALGLAGLLMIGGLLLVSSADAGRPLLDRLSPAHGIMCSAAIIVLSLPMMAAVAVLMRRAAPVRPGESALAAGFAAATCGALVFTICCPMNDPLYVVVWYSLGVAVVTAMARWLLPRRFRL, from the coding sequence ATGTCGAATGATGCCCTGATCCTCGATCTGGCGGCCGACCTCGCGCCGGTGAGGCGGCGAAGCGCGCTGCGCGATAGTGTCTGGCTGCTGGTGCTGGCGGCGATCGAAACGCTGCTGGTTCTCGCCGCGGGATTGATGCGGCCGGACATGGGGCGGATGATCCTTGAGCCGTTCATGATGTGGAAGATCGGCAGCCTCGCGCTGCTCGCCGGTTTCAGCTGCGCGGTAGCGATGCGATCCTTCGCGCCGCCGTTTCTACCGCGCCGTGGGCTGAGGGGCGCGCTTGGGCTGGCCGGGCTGCTCATGATCGGCGGACTGCTTCTGGTTTCGTCCGCCGATGCCGGCCGACCGCTGCTCGATCGCCTGTCGCCTGCGCACGGGATCATGTGTTCGGCCGCCATCATCGTCCTGTCCCTGCCGATGATGGCGGCGGTCGCGGTGCTGATGCGACGGGCGGCGCCGGTTCGGCCGGGGGAGAGTGCGCTTGCCGCCGGCTTCGCGGCTGCGACCTGCGGTGCACTGGTGTTCACGATCTGCTGCCCGATGAACGATCCGCTCTATGTCGTCGTCTGGTATTCCCTGGGCGTTGCCGTCGTCACCGCGATGGCGCGCTGGCTCCTGCCGAGACGCTTCCGCCTCTAG
- a CDS encoding TonB-dependent siderophore receptor, with protein MGTALAGSAGQAAMPLAVSSSSVAGADDIVVTGDLPKTDASAGTKSATPIAETPQSISVIDSSEISRLGLQNLNQALRFVAGVTPETRGASAEVYDQFKLRGFDAPVYLDGLKQFGSGSGYASPQVDVSRLERIEVVKGPASALYGASSPGGFVSEVSKLPLDRDFYGSVAGTYGNYDLYRVDGDMGGRIGSDALWRLYGSVNGAHDQQTYGKRRRETVSGAVTVGSGSSTTFTLLGAYSHDPYNGNYGVFPTLGTLIDNPAGKISTKFYGGEPGDYFSREQAGVTYILRHDFGGGWAFRSSGRYQYVKTNLGIVYTGGTQADFYSGSPSAAPTLFSRYSYATREQLNNWTYDNQLSGQFDTGPIHHALLIGVDRQVAHSKELYAFGGGTSIDVFNPVYGTMPTPQNPYEVINYAGDGYTTPSFTGVRQRQQGVYAQDQMSLGGLNVTVSGRQDWTRQTDGTQVQHNKKFTWRTAALYKTKWGVAPYVSYSTSFEPQSSILSDGSLPKPSLGRQLEAGAKYQVPGTDILITGAWFDIHQTNVAVPDSLFSYHQSGKVRSRGIEIEASGSLPYGFNGRLAFSRQHVKVLEDAVAQNIGKPLDTVGKGGISATLEWAPKSGPAQGFAIGGTVRHVDSTYADFYTNPLQQTEVTPMRTPAYTVFDALMRFDLERVNPRLKGVTLGVNATNLFDKKYLTSCFAQYAWCWYGNRRTVQGTIGFSW; from the coding sequence GTGGGTACGGCGTTGGCGGGCAGCGCCGGTCAGGCTGCAATGCCGCTGGCGGTGTCGTCTTCGTCCGTGGCGGGAGCCGACGATATCGTGGTGACCGGCGACCTGCCCAAAACGGACGCGTCCGCCGGCACCAAGAGCGCCACGCCGATCGCCGAGACGCCGCAGTCAATCAGCGTCATCGACTCTTCGGAAATTTCGCGCCTCGGCCTGCAGAACCTCAACCAGGCGCTGCGCTTCGTCGCCGGCGTCACGCCCGAAACGCGTGGCGCCTCGGCCGAGGTGTACGACCAGTTCAAGCTGCGCGGGTTCGATGCGCCGGTCTATCTCGATGGGCTCAAGCAGTTCGGCAGCGGGAGCGGTTATGCCTCGCCGCAGGTCGACGTATCTCGCCTGGAGCGGATCGAGGTCGTGAAAGGCCCGGCCTCCGCGCTGTACGGCGCATCGAGCCCCGGCGGTTTCGTGTCCGAAGTCAGCAAGCTGCCGCTCGATCGTGATTTCTACGGCTCGGTCGCGGGCACCTACGGCAACTACGATCTCTACCGTGTCGATGGAGACATGGGCGGCCGCATCGGCAGCGATGCGCTGTGGCGCCTTTATGGCAGCGTCAACGGCGCGCATGACCAGCAGACCTACGGCAAGCGCCGCCGCGAGACGGTGTCGGGCGCGGTAACGGTGGGTTCGGGCAGCTCGACCACCTTCACTCTGCTCGGCGCCTATTCGCACGATCCGTACAACGGCAATTATGGCGTGTTCCCGACGCTCGGGACGCTGATCGACAATCCCGCGGGCAAGATCTCGACCAAATTCTACGGCGGCGAGCCGGGCGATTATTTCAGCCGCGAGCAGGCCGGCGTCACCTACATTCTCCGGCACGATTTCGGCGGCGGCTGGGCATTCCGTTCCTCGGGGCGCTACCAATATGTGAAGACCAACCTCGGCATCGTCTATACCGGCGGCACGCAGGCGGATTTCTACAGTGGCTCGCCCTCCGCCGCGCCGACGCTCTTCTCGCGTTACTCCTATGCGACGCGCGAACAGCTCAACAACTGGACCTATGACAATCAGCTCAGCGGCCAGTTCGACACCGGCCCGATCCACCATGCGCTGCTGATCGGCGTCGATCGCCAGGTGGCGCATTCGAAGGAACTTTACGCCTTCGGCGGAGGGACGTCGATCGACGTGTTCAACCCCGTGTATGGCACGATGCCGACCCCTCAAAACCCCTATGAGGTGATCAACTATGCCGGGGACGGATACACCACGCCGTCCTTCACCGGCGTTCGCCAGCGCCAGCAGGGTGTCTACGCGCAGGATCAGATGTCGCTGGGCGGCCTGAACGTGACGGTGAGCGGCCGGCAGGACTGGACGCGCCAGACCGACGGCACCCAGGTTCAGCACAACAAGAAGTTCACCTGGCGCACGGCCGCGCTCTACAAGACGAAGTGGGGCGTCGCTCCCTATGTCAGCTATTCGACCTCGTTCGAGCCGCAGTCGAGCATCCTGTCCGACGGCAGCCTGCCCAAGCCATCGCTTGGCAGGCAGCTGGAAGCGGGCGCCAAATATCAGGTGCCCGGTACCGACATCCTGATCACCGGTGCCTGGTTCGACATCCACCAGACCAACGTGGCGGTGCCGGACTCGCTGTTCAGCTACCACCAGTCGGGCAAAGTGCGCTCGCGCGGCATCGAGATCGAGGCGAGTGGTTCGCTTCCCTACGGCTTCAACGGACGGCTCGCCTTCAGCCGCCAGCATGTGAAGGTGCTGGAGGATGCGGTGGCGCAGAATATCGGCAAGCCGCTCGACACGGTGGGCAAGGGCGGTATCTCGGCGACGCTGGAATGGGCGCCGAAATCCGGCCCGGCGCAGGGCTTCGCGATCGGCGGCACGGTGCGCCACGTCGACAGCACCTACGCGGATTTCTACACCAATCCGCTGCAGCAGACCGAGGTCACGCCGATGCGCACGCCCGCCTACACGGTGTTCGATGCGCTGATGCGGTTCGATCTGGAGCGCGTCAATCCGCGCCTGAAGGGCGTGACGCTGGGCGTCAACGCGACGAACCTGTTCGACAAGAAGTATCTGACGAGCTGCTTCGCGCAATATGCCTGGTGCTGGTATGGCAATCGTCGCACCGTGCAGGGCACGATCGGGTTTAGCTGGTGA
- a CDS encoding PepSY-associated TM helix domain-containing protein, producing MSTVHTWSGLLLGWLLYVMFLCGTVAYFQEEVTRWMQPEVAPAHSQAEAVAGAQAWLTRHAGDALSWYIAPPGRRGAVTQVYWQPADPASGGRTSATLDGQGREVVARATSGGYFLYRLHFDLHYLPVIWARIIVGIAAMFMLVAILSGIITHKKIFADFFMLRFGKGQRSWLDAHNVTAVLALPFHLMITYTGLVSLASLYAPAPVAAAFTSGGAYYAAAFPTGASAAAAGVRQPLAPLGTMVLRATQVFDAREIGYLWVQSPGDRNASVAITTSPAAGFDTRGDTMLFDGVTGQPREPSPPRGTAQRAESVMVGIHAGRYANLPLRWLYFLSGVFGTAMVATGLVLWTAKRRQRLPDPERPHIGFRIVERMNVATIAGFPLALASYFLANRLLPVAASDRPDREIATLFIVWGIAALWAMIRRPQRAWRDIAAITALAFAAVPVVSLIAVGPSLSLAARHDSLIYPVFDLVMLVTAALAAVAARYAGLAATRTRRVAR from the coding sequence ATGTCGACGGTGCACACTTGGTCGGGCCTGCTGCTCGGCTGGCTGCTCTACGTGATGTTCCTGTGCGGGACGGTCGCCTACTTTCAGGAGGAGGTGACCCGGTGGATGCAGCCGGAGGTCGCGCCGGCCCATAGCCAGGCCGAGGCGGTGGCCGGCGCGCAGGCCTGGCTGACACGCCATGCGGGGGACGCGCTCAGCTGGTACATCGCGCCGCCCGGCCGACGGGGCGCGGTGACGCAGGTCTATTGGCAGCCGGCCGATCCGGCATCCGGGGGCCGGACCAGTGCGACACTCGACGGGCAGGGGCGCGAGGTCGTGGCGCGGGCGACGTCGGGCGGCTACTTCCTCTATCGCCTGCATTTCGATCTCCATTATCTTCCGGTGATCTGGGCGCGCATCATCGTCGGTATCGCGGCGATGTTCATGCTCGTCGCGATCCTGTCCGGCATCATCACCCACAAGAAGATCTTCGCCGATTTCTTCATGCTGCGTTTCGGCAAGGGGCAGCGCAGTTGGCTTGATGCGCACAACGTCACGGCCGTGCTCGCGCTGCCTTTCCACCTGATGATTACCTATACCGGGTTGGTAAGCCTCGCGTCGCTCTACGCGCCGGCCCCGGTGGCGGCCGCCTTCACGAGCGGCGGCGCTTATTATGCGGCGGCATTTCCGACGGGCGCGAGCGCGGCTGCGGCGGGCGTTCGCCAACCGCTGGCGCCGCTCGGCACGATGGTCTTGCGCGCCACGCAGGTGTTCGATGCTCGCGAGATCGGCTATCTGTGGGTGCAGTCACCGGGGGACCGCAATGCGAGCGTGGCGATCACGACCTCGCCCGCCGCCGGGTTCGACACGCGCGGCGACACCATGCTGTTCGATGGCGTGACCGGGCAACCGCGAGAGCCATCGCCCCCGCGCGGCACGGCGCAGCGCGCCGAAAGCGTCATGGTGGGAATCCACGCCGGACGCTATGCAAACCTGCCGCTGCGTTGGCTCTATTTCCTCTCCGGCGTGTTCGGCACCGCCATGGTGGCGACCGGCCTCGTGCTGTGGACGGCGAAGCGGCGGCAGCGTCTGCCAGACCCCGAGCGACCCCATATCGGGTTCCGGATCGTCGAGCGGATGAACGTGGCGACGATCGCAGGCTTCCCGCTGGCCCTCGCCTCCTATTTCCTGGCCAACCGCCTGCTGCCGGTCGCGGCGAGCGATCGTCCGGACCGGGAGATCGCGACGCTCTTCATCGTGTGGGGAATTGCGGCGCTCTGGGCGATGATCCGCAGGCCGCAGCGGGCGTGGCGGGATATCGCCGCAATCACGGCGCTTGCCTTCGCAGCGGTTCCGGTCGTCAGCCTGATCGCCGTCGGGCCGAGCTTGTCGCTCGCCGCGCGCCACGACAGCCTGATCTATCCGGTGTTCGACCTGGTGATGCTCGTGACTGCCGCTTTGGCTGCAGTCGCGGCGCGGTATGCGGGGCTGGCCGCGACAAGGACGCGCCGGGTGGCCCGATGA
- a CDS encoding DUF3325 family protein: protein MILVALILNIVGFLCLAAAGVRYREALLGRGRHLSRPARIRVAGAFLLAASWFSLSQRVGFGSVVVTFAGLSTVGAAFSVMCVTLGRHLRSR from the coding sequence ATGATCCTCGTCGCGCTGATCCTCAACATCGTCGGATTCCTTTGCCTCGCGGCGGCGGGCGTCCGTTATCGCGAGGCGCTGCTCGGTCGCGGTCGGCACCTTTCCCGTCCGGCGCGGATCAGGGTGGCCGGAGCCTTTTTGCTGGCTGCTTCATGGTTTTCGTTGAGCCAACGTGTCGGGTTCGGATCGGTGGTCGTGACGTTCGCCGGACTATCGACCGTCGGCGCCGCATTTTCGGTGATGTGCGTGACCTTGGGCCGGCATCTCAGATCGCGTTAG
- a CDS encoding oxidoreductase produces the protein MPSITTKTFLITGVSSGLGRAFAQGALDAGHRVIGTVRRDEDAALFAALATERALALKLDVTDYEAIPAAVREAEERMGPIDVLVNNAGYGHEGVLEESSMDDLQRQFAANVYGPVAMTKAVLPGMRARRRGHIVNVTSMGGFITMPGIAFYCGSKFALEGISEALGKELAGFGICVTALAPGQFRTDWAGRSMDRTARSIADYDVVMDPIRAARQAKNGHQPGDPAKAAQALLALIEAPHPPVRLFLGEDALGLVEQKLDGMKAEIATWEALSRSTAFAA, from the coding sequence ATGCCATCGATCACCACGAAAACCTTCCTTATTACGGGCGTCAGTTCGGGCCTGGGGCGCGCCTTCGCGCAGGGAGCGCTCGACGCCGGCCATCGGGTGATCGGCACCGTGCGTCGGGACGAGGATGCGGCCCTCTTCGCGGCATTGGCGACGGAGCGTGCACTCGCGCTCAAGCTCGATGTGACCGATTACGAGGCAATCCCGGCGGCCGTCCGCGAAGCGGAAGAGCGGATGGGGCCGATCGACGTGCTGGTGAACAATGCCGGCTATGGCCATGAGGGTGTGCTGGAGGAATCCTCGATGGATGATCTCCAGCGCCAGTTCGCCGCCAACGTCTACGGCCCGGTTGCGATGACGAAGGCGGTGCTGCCGGGGATGCGCGCGCGCCGGCGTGGCCATATCGTCAACGTGACGTCGATGGGAGGCTTCATCACGATGCCGGGTATCGCTTTTTATTGCGGGAGCAAGTTCGCGCTGGAAGGCATATCCGAGGCGCTCGGCAAGGAACTGGCGGGTTTCGGGATCTGCGTCACCGCACTGGCGCCGGGCCAGTTCCGGACGGATTGGGCAGGCCGCTCGATGGATCGCACCGCCCGCAGCATCGCGGACTATGACGTCGTGATGGACCCGATACGCGCCGCGCGGCAGGCCAAGAACGGCCATCAGCCGGGCGACCCGGCCAAGGCGGCGCAGGCGTTGCTGGCGCTGATCGAAGCCCCGCACCCGCCCGTGCGGTTGTTTCTGGGCGAGGATGCGCTCGGGCTGGTGGAGCAGAAGCTCGACGGCATGAAGGCGGAGATCGCGACCTGGGAGGCGCTGTCGCGCTCGACGGCGTTTGCTGCCTGA
- a CDS encoding M28 family metallopeptidase: protein MRIMLLSTLLLATAAPAATPWTVRPEWVRAHEDFLAGDALRGRGSATHDEAVAAAYVASQFEGYGLKPAPGMPGYVQTASVVSTHVASDPRLEIAGKAVDGLRLIVGSTAADVQGPVVIANSIAALPEEAAVVVFTAADVPPFDIWRAVRSRHIGLLIAKDSSGAAEWFATIGGKTNMPRYLAEMPPEPRPSFVTLPAASVDAIKAGDQVHLTVPIARDDSITSNAIGYLPGTDPKAGVIMLSAHLDHFGQRDDGTIMHGANDDASGTTAVLELAHALASGKPHRRSILFVCYGSEEIGLYGSTYYGAHPAVPLTDIVANIEFEMIGAQDPYLPKGALMMTGFDRSDLGSALQAQGAHVVADPYPKQKFFERSDNYALALKGVVAHTLSGWGEVPTYHQPTDTIANLDIDYMTGAIQSLIEPVRWLSDGTFTPRWTETGRPKK, encoded by the coding sequence ATGCGCATCATGTTGCTTTCGACGCTTCTGCTCGCGACGGCCGCCCCCGCAGCCACCCCCTGGACGGTCCGCCCGGAATGGGTGCGCGCCCACGAGGATTTCCTGGCGGGCGACGCGCTGCGTGGGCGGGGCAGCGCCACCCATGATGAGGCTGTCGCGGCGGCCTATGTCGCATCGCAGTTCGAGGGCTACGGGCTGAAGCCGGCCCCTGGCATGCCCGGCTATGTTCAGACGGCCAGCGTGGTGAGCACGCATGTCGCCTCCGACCCTCGGCTGGAGATTGCGGGCAAGGCGGTCGACGGCTTGCGGCTGATCGTGGGTTCGACGGCGGCCGATGTGCAGGGTCCGGTTGTGATCGCTAACAGCATCGCGGCCCTTCCCGAAGAGGCCGCCGTGGTGGTGTTCACGGCGGCCGACGTGCCGCCGTTCGACATATGGCGCGCCGTGCGATCGCGGCATATCGGCCTGCTGATCGCCAAGGATAGCAGCGGCGCGGCGGAGTGGTTCGCCACGATCGGCGGCAAGACGAACATGCCGCGCTACCTGGCCGAGATGCCTCCCGAGCCGCGCCCGTCCTTCGTCACCTTGCCGGCCGCGAGCGTCGATGCAATCAAGGCCGGCGACCAGGTCCACCTGACGGTACCGATCGCGCGCGACGATTCGATCACCAGCAACGCGATCGGCTATCTGCCCGGCACCGATCCCAAGGCAGGCGTGATCATGCTGTCCGCGCATCTCGATCATTTCGGCCAGCGCGATGACGGGACCATCATGCACGGCGCCAACGACGACGCGTCGGGCACGACGGCGGTGCTGGAGCTGGCGCACGCGCTTGCATCGGGCAAGCCGCATCGCCGGAGCATCCTGTTCGTCTGTTACGGCAGCGAGGAGATCGGCCTGTATGGTTCGACCTATTACGGCGCGCATCCGGCGGTGCCGCTCACCGATATCGTCGCCAATATCGAATTCGAGATGATCGGCGCGCAGGATCCGTACCTCCCCAAGGGCGCGCTGATGATGACCGGGTTCGATCGTTCCGATCTCGGTTCGGCGTTGCAAGCGCAGGGCGCGCATGTCGTTGCCGATCCCTATCCGAAGCAGAAGTTTTTCGAGCGATCCGACAATTACGCGCTGGCCCTGAAAGGCGTGGTTGCCCACACGCTTTCGGGGTGGGGCGAGGTGCCGACCTACCACCAGCCCACCGACACGATCGCCAATCTCGATATCGATTACATGACGGGCGCGATCCAGTCCCTGATCGAGCCGGTGCGATGGCTGTCGGACGGAACATTCACGCCCCGCTGGACCGAGACCGGCCGACCGAAGAAGTGA
- a CDS encoding TetR/AcrR family transcriptional regulator, producing MARIKNRPPVSVVRGEPLRQTVLDAAEALLRDGKADFSMRDLAARAGVSFATPFNQFGSKAAIMHALSARRIDEMTRRFSAAPSLSDAVGRVLLATAIGVEVMLEQPEVNRTVMGWIGTAASPSGRVLAHSSVLWALAIGAGDGLTRDRREEALRVLPSQLAFGFRGVLSFWTAGELPGEALASHAREVARGLLAGFMER from the coding sequence ATGGCCAGGATCAAGAACCGTCCCCCGGTGTCCGTCGTCCGTGGCGAGCCGTTGCGCCAGACCGTGCTCGACGCGGCAGAGGCTCTGCTGCGCGATGGCAAGGCCGATTTCTCGATGCGCGATCTCGCGGCACGGGCCGGCGTCAGCTTCGCCACCCCCTTCAATCAGTTCGGCAGCAAGGCCGCGATCATGCACGCCCTCTCCGCGCGGCGGATCGACGAGATGACGAGGCGGTTTTCCGCCGCACCGTCCCTGTCCGACGCTGTTGGCCGCGTGCTCCTCGCCACCGCGATCGGCGTCGAGGTGATGCTCGAGCAGCCGGAGGTGAACCGAACCGTCATGGGATGGATCGGAACGGCCGCCTCGCCCTCCGGGCGGGTACTCGCACATTCCTCCGTCTTGTGGGCGCTCGCAATCGGCGCAGGAGACGGGTTGACGCGCGATCGCCGGGAGGAGGCGCTGCGGGTTTTGCCCTCTCAACTCGCTTTCGGCTTCCGTGGCGTGCTGTCTTTCTGGACGGCGGGCGAACTGCCGGGCGAGGCGCTGGCCTCGCACGCGCGAGAAGTCGCACGCGGCTTGCTGGCAGGCTTCATGGAACGCTAG
- a CDS encoding LacI family DNA-binding transcriptional regulator — translation MTTIRDVAAAAGVSRATAARVLANPEMVAEATRARVMKSVEELGYTRNSVAASLRTTRTGRIIVTVPDISNPFFSRVIRGVEEAAQKAGYAVLLGDTRNEREREEQYAEMLNRREADGIIFLGHRLPTTLARLLDRDGARAPIVNGCEFTPSLGVSSAHIDNAGAAHEVMRTLYEMGHRDIALITGPDDSPLTRDRLIGARKAAEDRGAERPIVESGDFTIESGRRAGMSLLTRDRPPTAIFCFSDEMAIGALAAARSAGIACPHTISIVGFDDIQMARYVDPPLATVRQPMAEIGRRTVELLLDILNDRQDTPVSATLPHQLVVRESLGPGPHLVASNT, via the coding sequence ATGACGACCATTCGCGATGTCGCGGCGGCTGCCGGCGTTTCCAGGGCGACCGCCGCGCGCGTGCTCGCCAATCCCGAAATGGTCGCGGAGGCGACGCGCGCCCGCGTGATGAAGTCCGTCGAGGAACTGGGTTATACCCGCAATTCGGTGGCCGCGAGCCTGCGCACCACGCGGACGGGGCGCATCATCGTCACGGTGCCGGATATCTCGAACCCCTTTTTCTCACGCGTGATCCGCGGCGTCGAGGAAGCGGCACAAAAGGCCGGCTATGCCGTGCTGCTCGGCGATACGCGCAACGAGCGGGAACGCGAGGAGCAATATGCCGAGATGCTCAACCGGCGGGAGGCGGACGGAATCATCTTCCTCGGCCATCGGCTGCCGACGACGCTCGCCCGACTGCTGGATCGCGACGGTGCCCGCGCCCCCATCGTCAACGGCTGCGAGTTCACACCGTCGCTCGGCGTATCGAGCGCGCATATCGACAATGCCGGGGCCGCCCATGAGGTCATGCGGACGCTCTATGAGATGGGGCATCGCGACATCGCCCTCATCACCGGACCGGACGATAGCCCGCTCACCCGCGACCGACTGATCGGCGCCCGCAAGGCCGCCGAAGATCGTGGCGCCGAAAGGCCGATTGTCGAGAGCGGGGATTTCACGATCGAATCGGGGCGGCGAGCGGGAATGTCACTGTTGACGCGCGACCGGCCGCCGACCGCGATCTTCTGCTTCAGCGACGAGATGGCAATCGGCGCGCTAGCGGCCGCGCGGTCCGCCGGCATCGCCTGCCCCCATACCATCTCGATCGTCGGCTTCGACGACATCCAGATGGCCCGCTACGTCGATCCGCCGCTCGCCACCGTGCGCCAGCCGATGGCCGAAATCGGCCGCAGGACGGTGGAACTGCTGCTCGACATATTGAATGATCGGCAAGACACTCCCGTCTCCGCCACGCTGCCCCATCAGTTGGTCGTGCGCGAAAGCCTCGGCCCCGGACCGCACCTCGTCGCGTCGAACACCTGA
- a CDS encoding DUF308 domain-containing protein — protein sequence MTATVSQNAHPAEASPHWLKRYYSGRALFSILWVAAAFTVGKTQPPIGIALLIAYPAWDCLANCVDAMRTGGLRANPSQMLNAIASAAVTLAVAVTAGSDLHHAIGVIGIWAALSGILQLATGVRRWRSASAQWPQILSGAQSTLAGGHFLVKAIHPAAAVSVADVAPYAAFGAFYFAISAAVLFIRR from the coding sequence ATGACCGCCACCGTGTCCCAGAACGCCCATCCCGCCGAAGCGTCGCCTCATTGGCTGAAGCGCTATTATTCCGGCCGTGCACTCTTCTCCATCCTGTGGGTCGCGGCCGCCTTCACCGTCGGCAAGACCCAGCCGCCGATCGGGATCGCGCTGCTCATCGCCTATCCCGCGTGGGATTGCCTTGCGAACTGCGTGGACGCGATGCGGACGGGCGGGCTGCGTGCCAATCCGTCGCAGATGCTGAACGCCATCGCCAGCGCCGCCGTCACGCTGGCGGTGGCCGTCACAGCCGGTTCCGATCTCCATCACGCGATCGGGGTGATCGGCATCTGGGCGGCCCTGTCGGGCATCCTCCAGCTCGCGACCGGCGTCCGTCGCTGGCGCAGTGCCAGCGCGCAATGGCCGCAGATCCTGAGCGGTGCGCAGTCGACGCTCGCGGGCGGGCACTTCCTGGTCAAGGCGATCCATCCCGCCGCGGCCGTCAGCGTGGCCGACGTTGCCCCTTACGCGGCTTTCGGTGCCTTCTATTTCGCCATCTCCGCCGCTGTGCTCTTTATCAGGCGCTGA
- a CDS encoding sigma-70 family RNA polymerase sigma factor: protein MVAAQDGHGGAYQRLLGEISGWLHSYFQRRLPPGDIDDAVQETLLAVHRRRHTYDPHYPLGVWLAAIAKRKWIDQLRSMGRRPTEELPDDLAVGDHEASVTSATVLERLLGELRPAQAQAILLVKLHGYSIEEVSQETGQSASAVKMNIHRGLGRLTAFIEKTDHVE from the coding sequence ATGGTGGCCGCGCAGGATGGCCATGGCGGCGCATACCAACGGCTGCTCGGCGAAATCTCGGGCTGGCTCCATTCCTATTTCCAGCGCCGGTTGCCGCCGGGCGATATCGATGATGCGGTGCAGGAAACCCTGCTCGCGGTTCACCGGCGCCGTCATACCTACGACCCCCATTATCCGCTCGGCGTCTGGCTGGCGGCGATCGCCAAGCGCAAGTGGATCGATCAGCTGCGCAGCATGGGGCGGCGCCCGACCGAGGAATTGCCTGACGATCTCGCAGTCGGCGATCATGAGGCGTCGGTGACGAGCGCCACGGTGCTCGAACGGCTGCTGGGCGAGCTTCGTCCCGCGCAGGCGCAGGCGATCCTGCTGGTGAAACTCCACGGCTACAGCATCGAGGAGGTCTCGCAGGAGACCGGCCAGTCCGCATCGGCCGTGAAAATGAACATCCATCGCGGCCTCGGCCGCCTCACCGCATTCATCGAGAAGACCGACCATGTCGAATGA